In Rosa chinensis cultivar Old Blush unplaced genomic scaffold, RchiOBHm-V2 RchiOBHmChr0c28, whole genome shotgun sequence, the genomic window cccccccccccaaaacgaccattcctgaataattattcgcccgaaacacttccgctccatccatgaGCCACAAAACTAtccaataaccactaattaaattccggaaaatcctcgaaaaataattacaaatttcCGAGGCATCACAACCGTCATAAATACAGAATGCTACTAtaacacatgtacaaagctactaAATCAGTaacaaaaagctactgacataggtaAAAAACTACTATAAAACTTGTACAAAGTTACTGGACCATTAATAAAAGCTACTAATTTTGATATAAAGCTACTATAACACATATACAAAGCTACTAGACTAGTAataaaaaagctactgacataaaTATTGATTACACAAACCAGCTAATTATACATGttgatagtgtaacacaaattTCAAATAAGAAATGCTTGAAATATGAAATCACAACAGtaagaaaattgaatttcattcaggatcattctttttcattttgataAGCTATTGACAAAAACTacttaaaatcaatcaaaatgaaaacaaagaagCTACTGAGATTagattgaaaagatactaacatagagatagaaagctactatcactgtgTTGAAAAACCACTGTAACAGTTATAGCAAgctactgacttgaaatcaattaaaacaaaaacagaaaacctactgacatcagcttgaaaagatactaacataggcaTAAAAACTATTATTACTGTATTGAAGTCACATGTAGTCCATATTTACCAACGGCTGAATACAAAATTCGACTGGTTGATAAAAGAGATTTTAACAAATATGTTTGAGCATCAGCTGCTCTAATGGCAATTACATGATTCACCACAATTGGAGGCAATTGGTATAGAAAACAGAATGGTTAGTCTTGGTTGGTCCCTGCTAAGGGTTGGAAAACTCGGGGTCATGACTTTCCAGCTATGCGACTAATAAGACCACCACGAAATGTATGTAGGAGCCTTCTACCAATTATCATCTAGCAAAAGCTACATTATATGCTGGACCATTTATTGATTTTTCCCTAGGGGTCTGGAAGACAACGGAACTACCTATGAAATCCAACACAATGTATACCACATCAAACTAAAAAATAAGGTGTAATTAATGAATTTACCTTTCTAGAGCAATAGCAAATAGCATATCTAGCTCAATAGGTCGTACATCTCCATCCTAGTGTTTGTCACTAACCCATACAAATTCTTAATAACACAACTCATTAATAATCTTCCAAATGAAAGATAAAACCCTGAAAATCTAACAAGAATTCATCTTGATGGTTCAAATATCACAAAGCCCTACAATTTaacaagaagcagaagcaggaGAATCAAAGTAACAACATATGGATGGATTTGTTCGTAACAAAAAAAGTGATCAGTTTCCAAGAATCAAATCTGAACATGAACCAAACACAAGAATCAATGTCAAGCATCCACTCGCTTTAGTTATTTGCTGCGCTTAATACTAGTCTCCATGCTAACAATTCACACATCCACAAAATCAAACGGAGCTCCGTTTCCAGTTGCATAGGGATTTACATCAGAAATCGATAAGTACAACTAACCTGGATGATGTGTCGATGACGGTGACGGGAATATGATCGGAGGAGGTGATCAGTTTTTTGAAGACGAAGCACAGGCCTATCTGATCTCGGAGCGACTCCATTTGCGCCAAGTCGGCGACGGCGAAATCCTGCAGATCGAGTATAAAGCACAGCCCAACCATTTCGGCTCTTCTTCGTCATCACTACCAGAGAATCGGTCGCTGGCGACGTGAGAGCGACATCGAGATGCTTCAATTCAACAAGCGCCTCCGCTATGCTTGGAACGCTGAGAACTCTCGCCGTCAGGTGTACCTTAGGTTGAAAGGTCATTGGTTCTGCTTTGATGAAGGTTGTAGCCGTCTTGGCCGCCGTTGTCGGAAGCCAGAAAAACAAAAGCGACGAGTTTTGTCGGAGgacgaagaggaagagagagggctTCCTCGGGAGAGTCGcatagagagagggagagtggtTATTCTAATACCAGGCGGTTAGTTTTCTTAGGTAGAAGGGTAAAATGGacagagaaaaaataatttaaagaggcaagtggccttatgtgtacaaaacaatttaggtgactttatgactaatataagtctcaaagtgatacttgtttgtaattttctaaaaaatttATTCCATATATGACGTAAAGGTTACGGGTTCGTAATGATTATTTTAAGACTACTAATTAATCAACACCAACCTCCACCCATGCATTGAGATATATTAAGAACATCACCAAACCACTTATAGAAGTTAAAATTGAGAAGCAAATTTCCAACGTATTGGAACTGGTCTCCAAGTTTGAACCAAAGGAACTGCGTgcgtgcaaaaaaaaaaaaaaaaaaatttaagaaacATGTAATGAACGAATACATTATGTATTCATTCTTTCGCTCTGAATTTATAGTAGAAAATGAAACATCAATCAATCTCAAGTGTGTGCGAACCTCAAATTGCGCAAGCCCCACCAAAAAGATTGCAGGAACTTCCGAGGAAAAAATGCTGATCTTGTAAAGTTAGACTGAAGAGCATAACGAAATATACCAAActcgaaattttttttatcctttGGATCGCATGATGCCTTTATATGAGTCACGTTGCAGGTTCTAAGTACTCCGGCTGTTACATCCCTATGATCACAGTGGAAATCTTATACATGACATGGCATAAGCAACGAGGCTTCCCTCCAACAGTGTATCTCTCTGTCAACAGCAAAACCGTACCACAAGGCTCCAAATAACTGATGGAACAACAAGTGaataagggcacgtttacttacttcgaaggaaagggaatgattacgggataaaaacattcctgcgtttactaacacataaaggaatcggaatgattcagggtaaaagaattcctgcgtttactaacacatgaaggaatcggaatggatgtatgtcccacctccttatcaggaatcgattcctgaatactcaggaattcgatacgaagggggagatgggtttaggaatcattcctccggaattaataccgattcctttcttctcccattccacttgtctccgattcatgattattttccattccaagtaagtaaacgtgccataataGTGAAATTTCATAGAAAGTTTATTTTACTACGTACTTAATAAACTTACACATTTGAGAGGGAATGAATGTAATTTACAGAAAATTATTgacaatttctctttttttttttttttttttaaataaaatgaaaaaaggaATATAAAGATAAGATGAAgagtgaaacttttttttttttttttttttttgtgtctttTAAAGATAAAGGCTAAGACTAGGACTTATATGAGAAGCAATGATAAATGGAAGAAAATCCAATATAGCTTGAAGCCATCTTCCTATTCCAGATTCTCTGTTAGGACGTTGCTTATTCAATCCAAAGATGCAATAAGCCCGTAGAGTATATTGGATTGATAGAAGGAAACTCGAAGAACTTTATACAAAACTCAGTGGTGGAACTGTGTTTCAGTCTGATGGGGTCCAGACCTGCCCAACGTACTATCAGATGTATACTTATATGTGCATTGCTGTTAAACAATCTAAGAAAAAACCTTCCATTCATGAAGAGGACCCCCCCTCCTCCTCCCAAATCCACGTGATAATCAATTCATATATGAAACTTTAATAAAACAATCACTAATAATAAGAATATAGTAATATTAATTAAAAATCaggttgcttttttttttgaaatgagagTTATCTATCAGTTTGTTTCGAATTTATTATTTACTTATGGATTATATTGAATatgattttaatttatttttggtgtagttttttttttataatttatgtCTCGACCCCCCCAATGTTTAAATCCTGATTCCGCCCCTTATATGGAATTGGACTTTCAAGCTATCATTGTCTGCTTCCTTAAGATGAaagtaatttttcttttgatgtGTACCTCCTTTCCTAGACCTGATACAATTTGAGTTCGATTCATTTTTAGCTCGTTTAGTTCGTGTTTGTAAGATAAATGAgcggtttttttgttttttaaaaaaCTATGATATATTTGGCTCGTCAAGCTCGTGAATAGctcatattttttttgaatagctTGAGCTTGACTcatgaaaatttaaaatataaatataaaattgttATTGTAAtaaaagcctttttttttttcattgcctTCCTTTTCAATTAAAAGGCAAATTGAGTATAGCGTGTAACAAAGAAAGACAATATTTGTGcctcaattaaaaaaatacgATGGGGTAaccaatcaaattaaattcggatcattatttttatttaaaattttattctTAATTAACTTTATTGATTTAGAGCCAAATTAAGCCAATTCGAGCATAAATTGGACTTGAGCTTTGTCCAATAATCGAGTTGAGCTTGAGCTTAAAAAAAACATTCAAGCCGAGCCGAGTTTGAGCTTGAAAAAAGTTAATCAAGCATAAACCCGGCTCAAGCTCGATAAAAAATAACTGAGCTGAGTGCCTGAATTTGATCACCATAGTATTCGCTTAAGCTTATCTCATTTACACCCCTAAtgctttctcaaaaaaaaaatttacacccCTAATGAGAAGGGTCATAGATGGAAGTATGATGAGAAAAGGAGACAGAAATGTATGAGGTTTATATTAAGTAGTTATTTTAGGAGTGtatataaaatttctttttatatGATTTATAAGTGTGATATAAAAGAATAAAcgaataaataataaataatgaatAATTTCAGAAGTAATCCTACTCCCTACTCCCTACATAATTTCTAGTTTCCCACAGCGAAGTGTCAAACAAGAGTTGAACAAGTTGAGGTTGAGGGATCGAACAAAGCAGGGAGCAAGTACTTCTTCCCATTAAAACCATTGGCATTGTAGCTAGCACCAGTTGTAGCTTCTACCAATAGGTCTCCAGCATAACCAGGATGTGCCCCTTTCCCATAGACACCAGGACAAGCCGAAGCAGCCTCTAAGCCTCTTTGGGACCCTGATAAAACCCATTCCCAAAAGGGTTGGTCACCCAGCCAAAGGCTAGCCAGGTTTATGATCATGCCATCCACACCCACATCGTTGTTGGGTGCAACCAAAGCTGGATATTGTGGTCCATAAATTGGCTGATGGAATCGCCAAGCACATTGACCAGGGCACTGGGTCTCGGAGTTTCCGACCCAGATAAGAGACCCAAATGTAAGCGAATTTGGAGCTCTTGCCTCGAAGGAAAGAGCTTCTTGAATACCCATGTGTGCCACATTTGCTAGAGAAAAACCCATCAATAATGACATCTGATGAGGTCAAGACAACATTGATGGCATTACTCTGGCCACCAGTGGCCTCCAACTGTTTGATGTGCGTTCCAAGAGATGGGACTTGCCCAGAGAGTAGCTTTCATCGAGGATTTGGGTACCCAATGAGAGGGAAAGAGATGAGGTTTTCTTGGCATTGGAGAGTAATAGTATTTTTCTATGGATTTCAACCATGTAGCAACAGAGGGTTGATGTttagatggagaagaagaagaaagtgagGTGATGAAATCGGACACAATTGCGCGCTGGGAGGGCTTGAATTGCCATACCAGATTAAATTGATGGATATTTTGCCGTGAGAAGAGGGCCACATTGTGGATTGGAATAGTATAGGCTGCTGGGTTTGGTCTGAGCTGGTCTCAGCAAGGCTCCTAGCTGCTGAGCTAAAATGGCTGAACAAAAATATGAGCGAGACTAGTTGTagaagtaaatatgaggaagcAAAAGTAGCCATGGTCATCTGTAACAAAGCTATCAATTTGAGAATTGAAATCTTAGTGATTCTACTAAAAATGTATGAAGCTCAAGGTTTGATATATCAGTTGGATTAGAGTGAACTATGAAGATGCCTATTTATAGTGCTGAAGACTTGAATGAAAGAAAGTGCATGGAAGGAGCCAAAGAAAGGAGGGAATTGAAGAGAGTGAAGTGGGAGAGCTAAAGGCCAGATGACAACGCGTTGCATTTTAAATTTAGGCTGCTTTTATTCTGGCTTTTTCGACCAAAACTAAGGATGACAGAGTTTAGCCAGCCGAGTGCATTAGGAAAAATGAGACCATCCCAATAAGGATGAAAAAGACAAAGTAGTGCACCGTCTTTTCTGTGTTAGCAGGTactttttcttaattattgtttTTATATGCCATGATTAATATAACCCTGCTAGTATTAGTATTATCTATTTCTAGGTTTTCCAAATGGCTGTTTGCTTATCTGCAACTGCTTTAGCGAGAATTTTACGATATTGCAGAGTATTGAAATTCCGGAGCAAAAAATGAGTAGATTGCAGATTGTTTGTAATATACTGATATACTCTGGCCCTGTGAGCTAATCTCCGGATATAAAGTAATGTGAAGTATTAGTTAGTGTCACTGACTAAGTAACTGTGTTAGTGATGTCATCTGGGGTAGTGGGTAGCCAGGGTAGGTGTGAGAAGTGATGTAGGCATACAGCTGGGTTATAGAGGCAGTGAATGAGTGAGTTCGAATTCAGCGCCTGCCGCCCAAGGTTTAAATTTTGAATGAAGTTATTGCAGTGAGGTGGTGGCCTCTCCGGGgaaggtttttggttttgactTTGCTCAATGCTTTTGTTTTGGTAACCTTGTGGCCAGGACACGACTCTCCTTTGTATCTTCCTGATCTTTCTCCAATTAGGCTCTTGAAGAAAATGAATAAATTATAGCCAACTAGATCGAAGCCTAGAGGAGAAGAACCTTGGGCGATAAGTTAATTTTCTATCGAGAGTATTATGATGGGTCGGAAAGTTCTGTGCCGGATAGTGGGGTGGGTAGTGGTCGGTGAGCATTTTGTGGATATCAAGCATGAGTACCTCACCATATGGAGTAGTTGCATTGTCAAGGCCGGTCTGGTGGTGTACTTCAAGGTATATATGGCTCCGGGCCATTGTGTGTTTATTAGCAAATGGGCGGTTCAATGCCAAATATGCGGCATGTGGAGCACAATTGGACATTGGAGACTATAATCTTTATGGTGTTTCCTTCCTCCTTGTACAGGCATGATCATGCTCCAAGGAATTGTGGTTTTTAGGACCTACCACCAGTGGAATAAGTTTGAGGAACAATATGTAAGAGAGGGCAAAAGGGCATGCGTTTTAGGAGAAATGTAAACTTttctttaataattaaaaaaaaatgaggcgATATTAGTTATTTGGAGACAGATAATTTTAGAGAGCAAATTGAGAGCAAGAGTAGAAAACTTAGATCCTATCAAGGAAGATGaaactttttttgtttctttgataaAGCTAGCTTTAATCTAAAgacaatttatttaaattccttATGCATTCTTTATTCCCATGGAGTACTTTGCGTTCATGCAATCATGCATCACTCAAGTGTTCAAATGCTAAACGACATTGTCACCTAGTGACACTATGGTAAATGAGATTAAGTTACAAAATCCAATGATAACATCATGGCATGCATTTCACTATTTTGATAGACTTCTCTATTAATTTCATATATTAGTGTATGAACTTCGTTTGTATCAGTTCATCAGTTGATCAGAGATGCCTTTATATAGGTGCAAAAATTTATAGTTAGCTAAGGAAATTAAAAGCTACCGGTAATTACAAATTTCAACTTAAACAATTCCATTACTATGAACGAGTAGCAAATACAATATATATAAGCGTAGTTGACTACTGGAAAAGGTAATTAGCAAAGAGTAATGAAATGGTTGGAGGAGACATTCTGTCAGTAATCAACTGAAGTTTTTGCCTTCTATATGGACTGAGCTTGGTTTGCTCTGGATGCAGATTTTATGGAACTTTCGATTGAAGGAGACGCCGAATATGTGATTAATGCTCAGGTTTGCTTTTAATTCATTTGAACTTGATCTTAGTATGGTAATCTATTGATGGAATCAGATTACGATGATAATTTAGTCTTTGCATTACTATCTCAGTGTCTCATCCTTCTATCATACAATAATGCATGTCGAAACtttgtattattattttgatTATACAAAAGAATATAAAAAAGAATGAGATTTCAAGTATTAAGCTCCCTAATGACAGTATTTACTACTTAGTCTATACCCTATACTATAAGTACTCCCAAGTAGTCTCAAACAAGAGTAGAACAAGTTGAGGTTGAGGGGTCAAACAAAGCAGGAAGCAAGTACTTCTTCCCACTCAAACCATTTGCATTGTAGCTAGCACCGGTTGTAGCATCAACCAAGAGGTCTCCAGCATAACCAGGATATGCTCCTTTCCCATAGACACCGGGACAAGCCGAAGCAGCCTCTAATGGAGCCTCTTTGGGACCCTGGTAGAACCCATTTCCAAAAGGGTTGGTCACGGTCCCGGCCAAAAGACTAGCTAGATTGATGATCATACCGTCCACACCGACATCGTTGTTGGGTGCCACCAAAGGTGTGGTCTGTGGTCCATAGATAGGTTGGTGGAATGGCCACGCACATTGACCCGGGCATTGGGTCTCGGAGTTTCCGACCCAGATGTAAGCAAACTTGGAGCTCTTGCCTCTGATGAAAGAGCTCTTTGAAGACCCGTGTGTACCACATCTGCtagagcaaaacccatcaattaGAACATCTGATGAGGTCAAAACAACATTGATGGCATTCCTCTGGCCACCCTTGGCTGCCAACTGTTTGATGTGTGTTCCAATAGACAGGGACTTGCCCAGAGAGTAGCTCTCATCGAGGACCTGGTTACCCAATGAGAGGGAAAGAGATGAGGTTTTCTTGGCATTGGAGAGGTAGTATTTCTCTATGGATTTCCACCATGTAGCAACTGATGGTTGGTTTATAGATGGAGAAGAAGTGGAAAGGGAGGTGATGAAATCGGAAACAATTGCGCGCTGGGAAGGCTTGAATTTGCCATACCAGATCAAATTGATGGAGATTTTGCCGGTGAGAAGAGGGCCATTGTGGTATTGGAAGAGTATAGGCTGTTGGGTTTGATCTGAGTTGGTCTCAGCAAGGCTCCTAGCTGCTGAGCTAAAATGGAACAGAGAGAGAAGTAGAACAAAGGAAAAGACTTGTTTGGAAGCAGAAGAAACCATGTTGTTTTTTAACAACGAAATCAATTTGGGAAGTTCAGTGATGCTAGAAAAGATTGATAGAGCTCAAGTTTTTGTGGGTTGGATTAGAGTGGACTATGGAGAGGCATATATATAGTGCTGAACTGCTGAAGACTCGGGGGAAAGAAAGTGCATGGAAGGAGCCATAGAAAGGTGGGATTTAATTGGAGTAAAGTGAGAAAGCTAAAGGCCAGCAGGACAATGAGTTGCATTTTAAATTGGGGCTGCTTTTGCTCTGGCATTTCAACCCAACTTAAGGGCTAAGACTAGATGACAGGGTTTATCCAGCTAAGTCAATTAGGACGACGAATAAGACCGTCATCAATTAGGATTCCAATAATTGCATACCACTTTTTGCAGTTTTTCATTAGAGTATACTGCATTGTAGACAGTATGTTTTGCTTAAATGTTTATAGTTAGGAATGCAGAGTGCAGTCTCtacttttcataattttttttgtttcggaGCGCGTATGCGTATGGTGTATAAAATTGGAGGAGATATACAAATCATTAGATTGGAGGTAAAAAATAGATACTCACTTTCAAAAGTTGAAGAATAACAATTTATTGCCATGAAGGAAACTTATCTTTCTAATATTCACAAAATGGTGGGATATTAACTGTGTATATAGCCTTCAACTTGGACAAAAGTTGGAATTTAGCTTCCATGCAGCTTGAATCTAGTAAGTTTACACAGGGCCTATTTGGGACATGAAATGGAAAGTACTATACTTGTCCCATACAAGTCCACTTTGGATCTTGCCAAGTAATTAGTGTTCAGAAATTAGACTTGGAGTTGCCTAAATATCAGCTTCTAGTTCCAAGTTTTACTTTGACATTGTTACGCAAATGGGTAAATGACTAGGATTAGAGTATTTGATTTGGCTGTCGGCTAGGGTTTAGTAGAAGAGTATTTGATTTGACTGTTGGCTAGGATTTAGTAGAACTTAAGTATGTGCTTGTGGATTTGGgagtatttatttatatatgataCAGAATACAGAGGAAGGTAGATTTGGGAAGAGGTACAGTTGGGTAATATAGGGAGTGAGTTAAAAGTCAGTGCATGCCTCCCGGACCATGGTTTCAAATTCAATGGAGTTAAGTAATTCAGATGAGCTGGTGTGTAGGCTTCTGCCATAGAGGTCTTGGTTGATAACCTTGTGAGAGAAATGACTCTCCTCTGTCTTCCTGATGTTTATCCAATCATCCAGATCATGTGATTGAATTTTATCACTTTAGTCCAAGCAACATATTTAATTGCTCACCATTCCATCTGGTATCTTGTAGAACTCAACAAAATCCATTACTCTATATTATGCACATTCTACTTTTGATCATGATGAACAAATATTTTGTGAGCTAGCTACCCAGTTTCATGTGGTGATTGGTGGAACGCTACATTAATAAGAGCAACAAAAATTGCAGATTAAGCATAATGGTGTTTCTGTAGAAGCAAGTGATAATAAGGGGGAATAGTAGGGATCTTAGCTAGATTCCTTCACATAAACTAATGTAGAGTAAGGTTAGGCTACTCCTTGGGAATGTTATATGGGTTTTGACTTTATATCATTTTATTTTGGCGACCCTTGTGAGGGACATGACTCTCCTTCTCTGTATCTTTCCTGATGTTTACACATGATCATGTGTATTTAGTTCTGATCATGTGTATTTAGTCCATTCTATCATTTGACTTTAGTTaaatatatttcattgttaattatTCTAGCTTCTTGCCTTTACAGAAGGCAATATTCTATTACTAGATTACTATATATTGTGCAAATCCCACTTTAGATTCTGATACACAGATTGGACAAGAGTGGAAAAGTTTGATTCTGTCATTAATCAACAGAAGTTTTTGCCTTATTAGCACGAAATTAGCAAAGAGTAATGAGATGGTTGAAGGAGACATTATGTCATAAATCAACTTAAGTTTTTGCCTTATTATATGCACTGAGTTTGGTTTACTGTGGATGCAGATTTTATGGAACTGAGATTGAAGGAGACGCCGATAACATGATTAATGCTCAGTTTTGCTCTTGTTCATTTGAACTTGATCTTAATGAAGTAATCTATTGATGGAATCAGATTAAGATGATTATTTAGTCTTTGCGTTTCTATATATCTCAGTTTTCATCCCTATATCGTACAATAATGCAtgtcaatttttattttgattataCAAAAGAATATAACAAAGAATGGGAAGTGAAGTATTAAGCTCCCTAATGACTCTATTTACTACATGGTCTACACGATAAGTACTCCCAAGTAGTCTCATACAAGAGTCGAACAAGTTGAGGTTGAGGGATCAAACAGAGCAGGAAGCAAGTACTTCTTCCCACTCAGACCATTTGCATTGTAGCTAGCACCAGTTGTAGCATCAACCAAGAGGTCTCCAGCATAACCAGGATATGCTCCTTTCCCATAGACACCGGGACAAGCCGAAGCAGCCTCTAATGGAGCCTCTTTGGGACCCTGGTAGAACCCATTTCCAAAAGGGTTGGTCACTGTCCCCGCCAAAAGGCCAGCTAGATTGATGATCATACCGTCCAAACCCACATCATTGTTGGGTGCAACCAAAGGTGGAGATTGTGGTCCGTAAATTGGCTGATGGAATGGCCAAGCACATTGACCCGGGCATTGGGTCTCGGAGTTTCCGACCCAGATGTAAGCGAACTTGGAGCTCTTGCCTCTGATGAAAGAGCTCTTTGAAGACCCGTGTGTACCACATCTGCtagagcaaaacccatcaattaGAACATCTGATGAGGTCAAAACAACATTGATGGCATTACTCTGGCCACCCTTGGCTGCCAACTGTATGATCTGTGTTCCAACAGATAGGGACTTGCCCAGAGAGTAGCTCTCATCGAGGATTTGGTTACCCAATGAGAGGGAAATAGATGAGGTTTTCTTGGCATTGGAGAGGTGTAGTATTTCTCTATGGATTTCCACCATGTAGCCACTGATGGTTGGTTTGTAGATGGAGAAGAAGTGGAAAGGGAGGTGATGAAATCGGAAACAATTGCGCGCTGGGAAGGCTTGAATTTGCCATACCAGATCAAATTGATGGAGATTTTGCCAGTGAGAAGAGGGCCATTGTGGTATTGGAAGAGTATAGGCTGTTGGGTTTGATCTGAGTTGGTCTCAGCAAGGCTCCTAGCTGCTGAGCTAAAATGGAacagagagagaagcagaacaAAGGAAAAGACTTGTTTGGAAGCGGAAGAAACCATGTTTTTTAACAACGAAAAATTTGGGAAGTTCAGTGATGCTGGAAAAGAATGATAGAGCTCAAGTTTTTTGGGATGGATTAGAGTGGACTATGGAGAGGCATATATAGTGCTGAAGACTTGAGGGAAGAAAGTGAATGGAAGGATCCAAAGATAGGTGGGATTTGATGGGAAGTAATGTGAGAGAGCTAGAGGCCACAAGAAAGCGTGTTGCATTTTAAATTTGGGCTGCTTTTGCACTGGCTTCTTAACCCAACCTAGGGCTAAGACTAGATGACAGGGTGATCCAGCCAAGTCAATACGACGTATAAGACAATGAGGATTCAATTAATCATTTAATTGCATACCACTTTTTGTAGTTTTGCATAAGTATCTTACATTGTAGATAGTATGTTTACTTAAGTGTTAAAGTTAATGATTGAACTCTAGTCTCTACTTttcgcaattttttttttcaagacgCATTTAGTGCATAAAATTAGAGAGGTATGCTACTCATTAGATTGAAGATAAAAAATAGATGCTAACTTTCACTTTTGTGAAAGTTGAAGGAAAATGATCGATCATCATGAAACAAATTCATCTTTCTGATTCTCACAATCTGGTGGGATATTAACTCTTTGTAAATAATCCATGCATAGCCTTCACTTGGGTAAGTGCTGGAATTTAACTTCCATTTCTTATTGCAATACCACTTGAATCTAGTGAGTTTACATGCCCCCAGATTCTCAACATCAACAGGACCTATTTGGACTGAAATGGAAAGTTAATTACTTGTCCCCATACAAGTCCACTTTGGAGCTTGCCAAGTAAATAGTATTCAAAATTTTACTTGGAGTTGCCTAAAAATCAACTCTAGTTCTAAATTTACTTTGACATTGTGACTCAAGTGGGTAAATAATGAGGATTAGAGT contains:
- the LOC112181340 gene encoding protein PHOSPHATE-INDUCED 1; this encodes MVSSASKQVFSFVLLLSLFHFSSAARSLAETNSDQTQQPILFQYHNGPLLTGKISINLIWYGKFKPSQRAIVSDFITSLSTSSPSINQPSVATWWKSIEKYYLSNAKKTSSLSLSLGNQVLDESYSLGKSLSIGTHIKQLAAKGGQRNAINVVLTSSDVLIDGFCSSRCGTHGSSKSSFIRGKSSKFAYIWVGNSETQCPGQCAWPFHQPIYGPQTTPLVAPNNDVGVDGMIINLASLLAGTVTNPFGNGFYQGPKEAPLEAASACPGVYGKGAYPGYAGDLLVDATTGASYNANGLSGKKYLLPALFDPSTSTCSTLV